A single region of the Anguilla rostrata isolate EN2019 chromosome 11, ASM1855537v3, whole genome shotgun sequence genome encodes:
- the LOC135234870 gene encoding synaptonemal complex protein 3-like isoform X1, which yields MAVPKNNKWSVCKEGKTKKYGYAKLTDHHDSFTFSNGAEKSRGFDYSPVEPVGGRKRSSVDDHLDMGDISEGTGVTSMLDRFGADINKAFVTKRKRLELFTKSSLKSSHQAIEQIWKTQQSDRMNLTENYSTQFNAVFQQWDNDMQKSKDQDEKLANLFRQQQKMFQQMRTSQVQRLKSVKQLLDQYIRNLEELQKSHSDHHTALQTELREEMTLLQKKILMDTQQQDIATVRKSLQTMLL from the exons ATGGCCGTTCCGAAGAATAACAAGTGGAGTGTGTGTAAAGAAGGCAAAACTAAGAAATATGGATACGCGAAGCTCACAGACCACCACGACTCATTCACTTTCTCGAATGGTGCTGAAAAATCCCGTGGTTTTGACTACTCTCCCG TGGAGCCAGTTGGGGGAAGAAAACGTTCTTCCGTAGATGACCATTTAGATATGGGAGATATCTCAGAggg AACAGGTGTGACCTCCATGCTCGACAGATTTGGTG CTGACATAAACAAAGCTTTcgttacaaaaagaaaacgcctTGAATTGTTCACCAAGTCATCTCTTAAGTCCAGCCACCAGGCGATTGAGCAGATATGGAAAACGCAGCAGAGTGACAG AATGAACCTGACAGAGAACTACAGCACACAATTCAATGCAGTTTTTCAACAATGGGACAATGACATGCAGAAATCCAAGGATCAAGATGAAAAATTAGCA AACCTGTTCAGGCAGCAGCAAAAGATGTTTCAGCAAATGAGGACTTCACAAGTCCAGAGGCTGAAGTCTGTCAAGCAGCTCTTGGACCAGTACATTCGA aacctggaggagctgcagaagaGCCACTCTGAccaccacactgcactgcagaccGAACTGCGGGAAGAGATGACCCTCCTGCAGAAGAAGATCCTCATGGACACA CAACAGCAGGACATCGCCACAGTGCGCAAGTCTCTGCAGACCATGCTGCTCTGA
- the LOC135234870 gene encoding synaptonemal complex protein 3-like isoform X2 yields MGDISEGTGVTSMLDRFGADINKAFVTKRKRLELFTKSSLKSSHQAIEQIWKTQQSDRMNLTENYSTQFNAVFQQWDNDMQKSKDQDEKLANLFRQQQKMFQQMRTSQVQRLKSVKQLLDQYIRNLEELQKSHSDHHTALQTELREEMTLLQKKILMDTQQQDIATVRKSLQTMLL; encoded by the exons ATGGGAGATATCTCAGAggg AACAGGTGTGACCTCCATGCTCGACAGATTTGGTG CTGACATAAACAAAGCTTTcgttacaaaaagaaaacgcctTGAATTGTTCACCAAGTCATCTCTTAAGTCCAGCCACCAGGCGATTGAGCAGATATGGAAAACGCAGCAGAGTGACAG AATGAACCTGACAGAGAACTACAGCACACAATTCAATGCAGTTTTTCAACAATGGGACAATGACATGCAGAAATCCAAGGATCAAGATGAAAAATTAGCA AACCTGTTCAGGCAGCAGCAAAAGATGTTTCAGCAAATGAGGACTTCACAAGTCCAGAGGCTGAAGTCTGTCAAGCAGCTCTTGGACCAGTACATTCGA aacctggaggagctgcagaagaGCCACTCTGAccaccacactgcactgcagaccGAACTGCGGGAAGAGATGACCCTCCTGCAGAAGAAGATCCTCATGGACACA CAACAGCAGGACATCGCCACAGTGCGCAAGTCTCTGCAGACCATGCTGCTCTGA
- the LOC135234869 gene encoding DNA damage-regulated autophagy modulator protein 2-like, translated as MWWFQQGLCALPAGLVVWSTATFISADITAVLLRHVDPLVPYISDTGTMPPERCVFGLMLNISSFLGALTVYVRYKQVQALAEPEDSRLRRLNAAGLGLGSLSSFGMCIVANFQKTVIVSMHMVGAVVTFGLGALYIFVQTAASHRMQPRVHGKGVFWARLAVGLWTFVSMLSMLVSSVIMYSSLPGVDLAKKLHWIPGETGYTAHLISTISEWSVAFSFISFFLTYIRDFQKIDLRVKAVLQNDHLYDSTHSSVRVHHTEASPLLAGSI; from the exons atgtggtggttccagcagGGTCTCTGCGCTCTGCCAGCAGGGCTTGTGGTCTGGTCCACGGCCACCTTCATCTCCGCGGACATCACCGCGGTGCTTCTGCGGCACGTGGACCCCCTCGTGCCCTACATTAG tgacaCTGGGACCATGCCTCCGGAACGCTGTGTGTTTGGCCTCATGCTCAACATTTCATCATTCTTAG GTGCCCTGACGGTGTACGTGCGGTACAAGCAGGTCCAGGCCCTCGCGGAGCCAGAAGATTCCAGGCTTCGCCGGCTGAATGCTGCTGGCCTGGGGCTGGGATCGCTCAGCTCCTTCGGAATGTGCATCGTCGCCAACTTCCAG AAAACGGTCATTGTTTCCATGCACATGGTGGGGGCGGTGGTGACGTTTGGCCTGGGGGCGCTGTACATCTTCGTCCAGACGGCGGCGTCCCACCGCATGCAGCCGCGCGTGCACGGGAAGGGCGTGTTCTGGGCGCGCCTGGCGGTGGGCCTCTGGACCTTCGTCAGCATGCTCAGCA tgctggtcTCTTCAGTCATCATGTACTCTAGTCTGCCTGGGGTGGATTTGGCCAAGAAACTGCACTGGATCCcgggagagaca GGCTACACAGCTCATCTGATCAGTACGATCTCCGAGTGGTCTGTGGCTTTCTCCTTCATCAGCTTCTTCCTCACCTACATCCGGGACTTCCAG AAAATTGACCTGCGAGTGAAGGCCGTGCTGCAGAATGACCATCTGTATGACTCCACCCACAGCAGCGTGCGCGTGCACCATACTGAGGCTTCCCCGCTATTGGCTGGGAGCATTTGA
- the LOC135234874 gene encoding choline/ethanolaminephosphotransferase 1-like, protein MNGSGGGQRAARSRGARGAEPAADAPCSPAPGGEEPCGRGGACILRKLVQLQAPPLSRHQLKRLEDHRYSSAGRSLLEPYMQDYWEWLVSRVPTWIAPNLITIVGLATNILTTLVLIYYCPTATEQAPLWAYLASAVGLFIYQSLDAIDGKQARRTNSSTPLGELFDHGCDSLSTVFVVLGTCIAVQLGTNPDWMFFCCFAGMFMFYCAHWQTYVSGTLRFGIIDVTEVQIFIITMYLLAAVGGTAFWQSSIPVINIQIKIVPAILTVAGAIFSCANYFRVIFTGGVGKNGSTIAGTSVLTPFFHIGSVITLAIMIYKKSAVQLFEKHPCLYVMAFGFVSAKITNKLVVAHMTKSEMYLLDLAFLGPGLLFLDQYFNSFIDEYLVLWIALGLSFLDLVRYCVTVCNQIASHLHIFVFKIKPPNTLPNQQGRNHH, encoded by the exons ATGaacggcagcggcggcggccaACGTGCTGCCAGGTCGCGGGGTGCCCGAGGGGCGGAGCCGGCTGCAGATGCTccctgcagccccgcccctggGGGAGAGGAGCCCTGCGGAAGGGGTGGAGCCTGCATCCTGAGGAAGCTGGTCCAgctgcaggccccgcccctaTCGCGCCACCAGCTGAAGCGGCTGGAGGACCACCGCTACAGCAGCGCGGGCCGCTCCCTGCTGGAGCCCTACATGCAGGACTACTGGGAGTGGCTGGTCTCCCGCGTCCCCACCTGGATCGCCCCCAACCTCATCACCATCGTCGGCCTGGCAACCAACATCCTCACCACGCTGGTGCTGATCTACTACTGCCCCACCGCCACCGAGCAG GCACCTCTCTGGGCATACCTGGCAAGTGCAGTGGGCCTTTTTATCTACCAGTCACTGGATGCCATCGATGGGAAGCAGGCACGGCGGACCAATAGCAGCACTCCTCTGGGAGAGCTGTTTGACCATGGCTGTGATTCCCTCTCCACAG TCTTTGTGGTCCTGGGCACCTGCATCGCCGTGCAGCTGGGCACCAACCCGGACTGGATGTTCTTCTGCTGTTTCGCGGGCATGTTCATGTTCTACTGTGCCCACTGGCAGACCTACGTCTCAGGCACCCTGCGCTTCGGCAT cATCGATGTGACGGAAGTGCAGATCTTCATCATAACCATGTACCTGCTGGCTGCCGTCGGGGGAACGGCGTTTTGGCAGTCTTCG ATCCCGGTGATTAATATCCAGATTAAAATAGTGCCTGCCATCTTGACTGTGGCAGGGGCTATCTTCTCCTGTGCAAACTACTTCCGGGTCATTTTCACAGGCGGGGTAGGGAAGAACGGATCCACAATAGCA GGAACGAGTGTCCTGACCCCGTTCTTCCACATAGGGTCAGTCATCACACTGGCCATCATGATTTACAAGAAGTCTGCGGTCCAGCTCTTTGAAAAGCATCCCTGTCTTTATGTCATGGCTTTTGGCTTTGTGTCTGCCAAGATCACTAACAAGCTAGTG gtTGCACATATGACTAAGAGTGAAATGTATCTCCTTGACTTGGCCTTTCTGGGCCCAGGACTGCTCTTTCTGGACCAGTATTTCAACAGCTTCATCGACGAATACCTAGTCCTCTGGATCGCTCTG GGCTTGTCCTTCCTCGACCTGGTGCGTTACTGTGTCACCGTCTGCAACCAGATCGCCTCTCACCTGCACATCTTCGTCTTCAAAATCAAGCCCCCGAACACACTCCCCAACCAGCAAGGGCGCAACCACCATTAG